The Thermoplasmata archaeon genomic sequence CCCGGGCGACCGCGGTCTTCCGCTTCCCGCTCGCGACGATCGCCTTCATGCCCGAGCCTCGAACTTCGACCCGAGGAGCCTCGAGACCTCGCCCAAGCTGATGAACGGCCCTTGCGGCGGGCGCTTCGCGACCTCGATGATCTCGAGCGGCTTGTCCTTGAATTCGGCGGGGACGGCGATGTAGACGCGCAACCGCTTCAGCGCGGTCCGGCCGCGCGGCTGCTGGTACGGCATCATGCGCGAGATCGTGCGGCGGAGGATCATGTCCGGCCGTCGCGGGTACCGCGGGCCGATGCCCCGCATCCGGCTCGCGGTGCTCCCTCGGGCGTGGGCCGCCCGGTACGCCTCGAAGACCATGTGCTTCTTGCCCGTGAGGATCGCGTGCTCCGCGTTCACGACGACGATCTCCTCGCCGTTGAGCAGGCGTTTCGCGAGGACCGAGGCCATCCGGCCGACGACGTGACCGGTCGCGTCGATGATCGGCATCGTCACCCCATGATCCGGACGCCGGATCCTTTGGGATTCTGGACGGCGAGCTCGAGGAGGCCGACGGACCGGCCCCCGGCCGCTTCGATCTTCTTCCGTGCGGCTGCGGACGATCGGAAGGCGGCGACGGTCACCGGCGTCGTGATCTCGCCGGTCGCCAGGACGACCCCGGGGACGACGATCTGCTCGCCCTTGGCCGCGTAGCGGCTGAGCCGCGAGAGGTTGACCTCGGACCAGTTCTTCCGGGACCGCTCGAGGCGCTCCGCGATGTCCCGCCAAATCGGCGCATCCGCTTCGCGGGAGACTTCCCGGAGCTCGCGCACGATGCGCTGGAGGTGAGTGTTCGTCTTGGGGGTCTTGGCCATGAAAACGGGCCTTGCGACCCGCGTTAGAGGAGTGCTCGATTTAAACGTTTGGGGGCGCAACCGGCGCACTCCCGGTTCCATCGGACGGACCCGGCTTCACCGGCTTCCGGGCCGATTCGCGTCCAAAACTATTAATATCAGGCGCTCCAGAATAATAGTGGGTGCCGGGTCTCCGCGGGGTGGACTAGTCGTGATTCGTTTTGGGCCGTCCGGGATCCCGTTGTCGTGCAAGGGCCGGACGCTGAGGGATGGCATCGAGGACATCCACAACCTCGGCCTGACCGCGATGGAGGTCCAGCTCGTCCGCGTGAACCTGAACGAGCGGTACGCGGGCGACGAGGACGTCGGCCGCACCCCGCGGGAGATCCCGGAGGAGCTGACCGTCCAGATCGGACGGAA encodes the following:
- a CDS encoding 50S ribosomal protein L13; this encodes MPIIDATGHVVGRMASVLAKRLLNGEEIVVVNAEHAILTGKKHMVFEAYRAAHARGSTASRMRGIGPRYPRRPDMILRRTISRMMPYQQPRGRTALKRLRVYIAVPAEFKDKPLEIIEVAKRPPQGPFISLGEVSRLLGSKFEARA
- a CDS encoding 50S ribosomal protein L18e; translated protein: MAKTPKTNTHLQRIVRELREVSREADAPIWRDIAERLERSRKNWSEVNLSRLSRYAAKGEQIVVPGVVLATGEITTPVTVAAFRSSAAARKKIEAAGGRSVGLLELAVQNPKGSGVRIMG